A region from the Brassica napus cultivar Da-Ae chromosome C8, Da-Ae, whole genome shotgun sequence genome encodes:
- the LOC106413770 gene encoding ras-related protein RABG2 isoform X1 → MESLKNRTLLKVIFLGDSGVGKTSLMNQYVYKKFNRQYKATIGADFVTKELHIEDKSVTLQIWDTAGQERFHSLGAAFYRGADCCVLVYDVNDLKSFETLNTWHSEFLKQANPLEPETFPFVLIGNKTDVDGGNNRVTREPLNGVVQRETYRTMKPLRRKMLMWMKLFGVLHRKLFPVNLNKTYISQLFLNLLQTSMRGSQDVVLADSYLTYLINNIYSKLTLMCSIFLFNYMSVYIMVY, encoded by the exons ATGGAGTCTTTGAAGAACAGAACATTGCTTAAAGTCATTTTCCTCGGAGATAGCGG GGTAGGCAAAACTTCATTGATGAACCA ATACGTGTACAAGAAGTTTAACCGGCAATATAAGGCCACGATCGGAGCAGATTTTGTAACCAAGGAGCTTCATATTGAAGATAAATCTGTCACTTTACAA atatggGATACGGCTGGACAAGAGAGATTTCACAGTCTAGGAGCCGCTTTCTATAGAGGTGCTGATTGTTGCGTTCTTGTCTACGATGTGAACGATCTCAAATCTTTCGAAACTCTCAATACTTGGCACTCTGAGTTCCTCAAACAG GCAAATCCTTTGGAACCTGAGACGTTCCCTTTTGTTTTGATTGGGAACAAAACCGATGTAGATGGCGGAAACAACCGAGTT ACAAGAGAGCCATTGAATGGTGTGGTGCAAAGGGAAACATACCGTACTATGAAACCTCTGCGAAGGAAGATGTTAATGTGGATGAAGCTTTTTGGGGTGTTGCACAGAAAACTCTTTCCAGTGAACTTAAACAAAACAT ATATATCCCAGTTATTTCTGAATCTTTTGCAGACATCCATGAGGGGCAGTCAAGACGTTGTTCTTGCTGATTCATACTTAACATATCTGATCAATAATATCTACTCCAAATTAACTCTTATGtgttcaatatttttatttaattatatgtcGGTTTACATCATGGTTTATTAA
- the LOC106413770 gene encoding ras-related protein RABG2 isoform X2, translating into MESLKNRTLLKVIFLGDSGVGKTSLMNQYVYKKFNRQYKATIGADFVTKELHIEDKSVTLQIWDTAGQERFHSLGAAFYRGADCCVLVYDVNDLKSFETLNTWHSEFLKQANPLEPETFPFVLIGNKTDVDGGNNRVVADKRAIEWCGAKGNIPYYETSAKEDVNVDEAFWGVAQKTLSSELKQNIYIPVISESFADIHEGQSRRCSC; encoded by the exons ATGGAGTCTTTGAAGAACAGAACATTGCTTAAAGTCATTTTCCTCGGAGATAGCGG GGTAGGCAAAACTTCATTGATGAACCA ATACGTGTACAAGAAGTTTAACCGGCAATATAAGGCCACGATCGGAGCAGATTTTGTAACCAAGGAGCTTCATATTGAAGATAAATCTGTCACTTTACAA atatggGATACGGCTGGACAAGAGAGATTTCACAGTCTAGGAGCCGCTTTCTATAGAGGTGCTGATTGTTGCGTTCTTGTCTACGATGTGAACGATCTCAAATCTTTCGAAACTCTCAATACTTGGCACTCTGAGTTCCTCAAACAG GCAAATCCTTTGGAACCTGAGACGTTCCCTTTTGTTTTGATTGGGAACAAAACCGATGTAGATGGCGGAAACAACCGAGTT GTTGCAGACAAGAGAGCCATTGAATGGTGTGGTGCAAAGGGAAACATACCGTACTATGAAACCTCTGCGAAGGAAGATGTTAATGTGGATGAAGCTTTTTGGGGTGTTGCACAGAAAACTCTTTCCAGTGAACTTAAACAAAACAT ATATATCCCAGTTATTTCTGAATCTTTTGCAGACATCCATGAGGGGCAGTCAAGACGTTGTTCTTGCTGA
- the LOC106415980 gene encoding probable ATP synthase 24 kDa subunit, mitochondrial, whose product MAYASRVLSRSKQLQGSLGVLQQRNAIPVRAFAKEAARRPTFKGDEMLKGVFTEIKNKFQAAVDILRKEKITLAPEDPAAVKQYANVMKTIRQKADMFSESQRIKYDIENETKEIPDARAYLLKLKDIRTRRGLTDELGAEAMMFEALEKVEKDIKKPLLRSDKKGMDLLVAEFEKGNKKLGIRKEDLPKYEENLELSIAKAQLDELKSDALEAMESQKKKEEFKDEEMPDVKSLDIRNFM is encoded by the exons ATGGCCTACGCTTCTCGCGTCCTCTCCAGATCTAAGCAG CTACAAGGGAGTCTGGGAGTTTTGCAGCAGCGCAATGCTATTCCCGTCCGCGCTTTTGCTAAGGAAGCTGCTCGTCGTCCTACTTTTAAAGGAGATG AGATGTTGAAGGGCGTCTTTACGGAGATCAAGAACAAGTTTCAGGCTGCTGTTGATATTCTCCGTAAGGAAAAGATCACCCTTGCTCCTGAGGACCCAGCCGCGGTTAAACAGTATGCAAATGTCATGAAGACCATCAGGCAAAA GGCAGACATGTTCTCCGAATCTCAACGTATTAAATATGATATCGAGAACGAGACTAAAGAGATCCCAGATGCTCGTGCTTACCTCTTGAAGTTGAAGGACATCCGCACCAG GAGGGGTCTTACTGATGAACTTGGTGCTGAGGCCATGATGTTCGAGGCTTTGGAGAAAGTTGAAAAGGATATCAAGAAGCCTCTCTTGAGAAGCGACAAGAAAGGAATGGATCTTTTGGTTGCAGAATTCGAAAAAGGCAACAAAAA GCTTGGGATTAGGAAAGAAGATCTTCCCAAGTACGAGGAGAATTTGGAGCTAAGCATTGCAAAAGCACAGCTGGATGAGCTGAAGAGTGATGCCCTTGAAGCAATGGAGTCTCAGAAAAAGAA GGAGGAATTCAAGGATGAGGAAATGCCTGACGTGAAATCGTTGGACATCCGTAACTTTATGTAA
- the BNAC08G35520D gene encoding uncharacterized protein BNAC08G35520D has product MNDPMGETGFSGESGEIVFSETEMAAAELLMQLSEEETGSCSSSTGGGGIGEGRGRKRRHEDVSSRIKNEQNDGVKGNCDLAVKMKKMKEKKFRSLVSIYRATKEIRG; this is encoded by the coding sequence ATGAACGATCCAATGGGAGAAACTGGATTTTCTGGAGAATCTGGCGAGATCGTCTTCTCGGAGACGGAGATGGCGGCGGCTGAACTGCTTATGCAGCTGAGCGAAGAAGAAACGGGGAGCTGTAGCAGCAGCACCGGCGGAGGAGGAATAGGAGAAGGAAGAGGACGCAAGAGAAGGCATGAAGATGTTAGCTCGAGAATCAAAAACGAGCAAAATGACGGCGTAAAAGGGAATTGTGATCTTGccgtgaagatgaagaagatgaaggaaAAGAAGTTTCGATCTCTCGTGAGTATTTACAGAGCAACGAAGGAGATTAGGGGTTAA